One genomic region from Kineobactrum salinum encodes:
- a CDS encoding autotransporter outer membrane beta-barrel domain-containing protein, giving the protein MDADPVRHNGGNHHSCGGDFSTNTTVAIRIHRSVMLAALTLACGSAHASLLTLQGQFDNAVEESAAVANQATYDALLMTNGGPCDPRQRRSQGSCSGNVFNVFASTRELVETANELTGRGPTEFSLGVDLQGLGTALRWTAGEEFSAQESLNADFVSGQLSGLATRMAALRSGASGFQLGGLAPDRELVAGLPAAARGMGASADAAGEVYAPWGGFLTASYGYGDRQATGNEDAFDFDGHELSAGLDYRIGNRWVAGLIAGSSEREIDFELVDQYVVDGGISSTGYSLLAFGLFHSDTLYVSLAAGWQTMEFETDRAIKYPSLNPDVASVNTSTVSTTDSQSWSWNATVGYGFRFAALAVEPYLKVDYTDTTVDGFTEADINNDGFELAVAQQDIRSLETVVGLRAQYTLTPRFGVFTPYLDVQWHRQFEADSRDISARYDAATGSTDDRSLEFLVPTDAQDPQYYVVSAGVSAVLRGARQRGPDDAISGGLQGFVAWRSVQALEYFSHEVFSVGLRYEF; this is encoded by the coding sequence ATGGACGCAGATCCAGTGCGCCACAATGGCGGTAACCACCACAGCTGTGGCGGGGACTTCAGTACAAATACAACTGTTGCAATACGTATTCATCGAAGCGTAATGCTGGCGGCATTGACGCTTGCCTGCGGCAGTGCCCACGCCTCACTGCTGACCCTGCAGGGCCAGTTCGACAACGCCGTGGAAGAGTCCGCGGCCGTGGCCAACCAGGCCACCTACGACGCTCTGCTGATGACCAATGGCGGTCCCTGCGATCCGCGCCAACGCCGCTCGCAGGGCAGTTGTTCCGGCAATGTCTTCAACGTCTTTGCCAGTACCCGCGAGTTGGTCGAGACGGCCAATGAACTGACGGGCCGGGGGCCGACCGAATTCAGCCTCGGGGTGGATCTGCAGGGCCTGGGCACTGCCCTGCGCTGGACTGCCGGCGAGGAATTTTCCGCCCAGGAATCCCTCAACGCGGATTTTGTCAGTGGACAGCTGTCGGGACTGGCCACGCGCATGGCCGCTCTGCGCAGCGGCGCCAGCGGTTTCCAGCTCGGCGGCCTGGCGCCGGACCGTGAGCTGGTGGCCGGGCTGCCCGCCGCTGCACGCGGCATGGGTGCCAGTGCCGACGCTGCCGGCGAGGTCTACGCGCCCTGGGGCGGCTTCCTGACGGCCAGCTACGGCTATGGCGACCGCCAGGCCACGGGCAACGAGGATGCCTTCGACTTTGATGGCCATGAATTGTCTGCCGGGCTGGATTACCGTATAGGTAACCGCTGGGTAGCCGGGCTTATCGCCGGTAGCAGTGAGCGCGAAATCGACTTCGAGTTGGTGGATCAGTATGTCGTCGATGGCGGCATCAGTTCCACCGGCTACAGCCTGCTGGCCTTTGGCCTGTTTCACTCGGACACACTCTATGTCAGCCTCGCTGCAGGCTGGCAGACAATGGAGTTCGAGACCGACCGCGCCATCAAGTACCCTTCGCTGAACCCCGATGTCGCCAGCGTGAACACCAGCACTGTCAGTACCACCGACAGCCAGTCCTGGTCCTGGAACGCGACTGTCGGCTACGGCTTCAGGTTCGCCGCGCTGGCGGTCGAGCCCTATCTCAAAGTCGACTATACAGACACCACCGTTGACGGCTTCACCGAAGCGGACATCAACAACGACGGCTTTGAACTGGCCGTGGCCCAGCAGGACATACGTTCCCTGGAAACGGTCGTGGGGCTTCGCGCGCAGTACACGCTGACCCCGCGCTTCGGGGTATTCACGCCCTACCTCGACGTGCAGTGGCACCGCCAGTTCGAGGCGGACAGCAGGGACATCAGCGCCCGCTACGATGCAGCCACCGGCAGTACTGATGACCGGTCCCTGGAATTTCTGGTGCCCACCGATGCGCAGGACCCGCAGTACTATGTAGTGTCGGCCGGAGTGTCCGCCGTGCTGCGGGGTGCACGCCAGCGCGGCCCCGACGATGCCATCTCTGGCGGCCTGCAGGGCTTTGTCGCCTGGCGCTCGGTGCAGGCGCTGGAATATTTCTCTCATGAGGTGTTCAGCGTGGGTCTGCGCTATGAATTCTGA